A single window of Marinobacter sp. SS13-12 DNA harbors:
- the purN gene encoding phosphoribosylglycinamide formyltransferase codes for MKADSVTAPRILVLASGSGTNLQALIDASRERDFPGQIVAVGCNRPKAFALERAAQANIDTFTVDHTRYGSREEFDGALMAEIRRHNPDLIVLAGFMRILTTDFVQALRGTLLNVHPSLLPKYTGLNTHQRALEAGEKVHGASIHFVTEELDGGPIIAQAEVIVAPDDTAESLAEKVQRKEHVLYPIVVRWFCEGRIQLGSDYVVFDGQPLNSPLVLPDDGAAAAAE; via the coding sequence ATGAAGGCAGATTCCGTAACCGCCCCTCGCATTCTGGTTCTGGCCTCCGGAAGCGGGACCAATCTGCAGGCTCTGATTGACGCCAGTCGCGAGCGCGATTTTCCGGGCCAGATCGTAGCCGTCGGCTGCAACCGGCCCAAGGCGTTCGCCCTTGAACGCGCGGCACAGGCAAATATTGACACATTCACCGTGGACCACACCCGATACGGATCCCGTGAGGAATTCGACGGCGCACTGATGGCCGAGATCCGCCGCCACAATCCGGATCTGATCGTGCTGGCAGGATTCATGCGCATTCTCACCACGGATTTCGTACAGGCCTTGCGCGGCACCCTGCTGAACGTCCACCCCTCGCTGCTGCCAAAGTATACCGGGCTGAATACCCATCAACGCGCTCTGGAGGCGGGCGAAAAGGTTCATGGCGCGTCCATCCACTTTGTCACTGAAGAACTGGATGGCGGCCCCATTATCGCCCAGGCAGAAGTCATCGTGGCCCCGGACGATACCGCCGAATCTCTTGCCGAAAAGGTGCAACGCAAAGAGCATGTGCTCTACCCCATCGTTGTTCGCTGGTTCTGCGAAGGGCGCATTCAGCTTGGCTCTGATTATGTGGTTTTCGACGGTCAGCCCCTGAACAGCCCCCTTGTGCTTCCGGACGATGGTGCCGCAGCGGCCGCTGAGTGA